A genome region from Neptunomonas japonica JAMM 1380 includes the following:
- a CDS encoding flagellar assembly protein T N-terminal domain-containing protein, which produces MLRHFQDYFFSIIILLCSTYASATTVEATGQALIHNNNISQAREQAIADAKQQASLQAAAYISSTQQVEDGILEIDNMRISTMSQLSNIKIIDEKLFGKKLHVRISADIDTKTTCENGNTGNSFRKTVAITAFPLEHPLQASLGYLRSAESNLATQLVSRLNTTQGISALNAGNLLLHKQLGTATSRQLDNGALTTMLPYTQQLDSQFIISGVIRDLSMLKPNTTSEKNWLIDTYNKLDYKSKKHLRNFSVDLFIHDAFSGTLLEQKSYSTQGRWNHSETDRVGFATPAFFSGDYGQNVKTLLDNISTDLSQSLRCLPYSARITRTEENKLWINAGKESGLSRGDKLSVYRKTMFYNQSSQPTTELINTRLTMIVDEIQPTVVKGHIDSLTTQHNIQPDDIVMFW; this is translated from the coding sequence ATGTTGAGACATTTTCAAGATTATTTCTTCTCTATCATTATTTTACTATGCAGTACTTACGCTTCAGCGACTACTGTTGAAGCAACAGGACAAGCACTAATACATAACAACAATATAAGCCAAGCCCGAGAGCAAGCCATTGCTGACGCCAAACAACAAGCATCTTTACAGGCCGCCGCTTACATTAGCAGCACTCAACAAGTAGAGGATGGCATTCTTGAAATTGACAACATGCGCATCTCCACTATGAGTCAATTATCAAACATTAAAATTATTGATGAAAAGCTTTTCGGTAAGAAGCTTCATGTGCGTATTAGCGCTGATATTGATACCAAAACCACTTGTGAAAATGGAAATACAGGTAACAGCTTTCGCAAAACCGTTGCCATTACTGCATTCCCTCTCGAGCACCCCTTACAAGCAAGCCTAGGCTACCTGAGAAGTGCTGAGTCTAACCTCGCTACGCAACTTGTTTCTCGCTTAAATACAACCCAAGGCATTTCAGCACTTAATGCAGGAAACTTACTACTACACAAACAGTTAGGGACAGCAACTTCACGCCAGCTGGATAACGGCGCACTCACCACTATGCTGCCCTACACTCAGCAATTGGATAGCCAGTTTATTATCTCTGGGGTTATCCGAGACTTATCGATGCTAAAACCGAACACAACCAGCGAAAAAAACTGGCTTATAGACACTTACAATAAGCTCGATTACAAAAGTAAAAAGCATTTACGCAACTTTAGCGTTGACCTCTTTATTCACGATGCTTTTAGTGGCACTTTACTAGAACAGAAAAGCTACTCCACTCAAGGACGCTGGAACCATTCAGAAACCGACAGAGTAGGCTTTGCCACTCCCGCCTTTTTCAGTGGAGACTATGGGCAAAATGTCAAAACACTACTTGATAATATCAGCACAGATTTATCCCAATCTCTTCGCTGCTTACCCTACTCAGCAAGAATTACTCGCACAGAAGAAAACAAGCTTTGGATCAATGCCGGCAAGGAGAGCGGCCTGTCAAGAGGAGACAAGCTTAGCGTTTATCGTAAGACCATGTTTTACAATCAAAGCAGCCAACCAACCACAGAATTAATTAACACGCGTTTAACGATGATCGTTGATGAAATACAGCCGACAGTCGTCAAAGGGCACATCGATAGCCTCACCACGCAACACAATATTCAGCCTGATGATATCGTGATGTTCTGGTAA
- a CDS encoding OmpA family protein translates to MKKLVIALLATSVLAGCTTIDPYTREEKTGNAAKGAGIGVLAGALLGSAVSGKGDRTQGAVIGALVGGAAGGGIGYYMDQQEALLRQQLEGTGVSVERVGDEIRLIMPGNVTFQTSSYQIASNFYPVLDSVVTVLTKFDKTALSVNGFTDSTGSFEYNQQLSEQRAASVANHLSNSGINGLRISTQGYGERYPVADNGSASGRALNRRVEINIRGTQK, encoded by the coding sequence ATGAAAAAGTTAGTGATAGCGTTATTGGCAACCAGTGTATTGGCTGGTTGTACAACTATCGATCCTTACACCCGGGAAGAGAAGACAGGAAATGCGGCTAAAGGAGCCGGCATTGGCGTGCTTGCAGGAGCGCTACTTGGCTCTGCTGTGTCAGGTAAAGGAGATCGAACTCAAGGTGCGGTTATCGGTGCGTTGGTGGGCGGTGCAGCAGGTGGCGGGATCGGCTACTACATGGACCAGCAAGAAGCTTTGTTGCGTCAGCAATTAGAAGGTACAGGCGTGAGTGTTGAGCGTGTTGGTGATGAAATTCGTTTGATTATGCCAGGGAATGTGACTTTTCAGACTAGCTCATACCAAATAGCGAGTAACTTTTATCCTGTGCTGGATTCTGTTGTAACGGTTCTCACTAAGTTTGATAAAACGGCATTGAGTGTGAATGGGTTTACTGACAGCACTGGATCATTTGAATACAACCAACAGCTATCTGAGCAGCGTGCAGCCAGCGTTGCTAATCATCTATCTAATAGTGGCATCAATGGGTTGCGTATTAGCACACAAGGTTACGGTGAGCGTTATCCAGTAGCTGATAATGGAAGTGCTTCTGGGCGTGCATTGAATCGCCGTGTGGAAATTAATATTCGAGGGACTCAGAAATAA
- a CDS encoding peptide chain release factor 3, which produces MSNSAIAQEVFKRRTFAIISHPDAGKTTITEKLLLLGNLIQKAGTVKGKKSDRHATSDWMTMEQDRGISITSSVMQFHWNDRVVNLLDTPGHEDFSEDTYRTLTAVDSALMIVDGAKGVEDRTIKLMDVCRLRDTPIFSFVNKMDRDIRDPIELLDEIEEVLKIQAAPINWPIGMSTFFKGVYNLYTDTIHVYKAGQSAVLSDDTKIHGLESVEARELLGDDYDDFVDEIELVRGASHEFDQEAFLAGKQTPVFFGTALGNFGVREMLNDFVEWAPAPIARETTTRKVAVDERKFSGFIFKIQANMDPKHRDRIAFMRICSGSYTRGMKMKHTRINKDVRIADAVTFLAGDRENVEEAWSGDIIGLHNHGTIQIGDTFTEGEILKFTGIPHFAPEMFQRVRPLDPLKAKQLQKGLQQLAEEGAVQLFQPLKNNDLVLGAVGQLQFEVVMFRLKDEYKVDCKYEPISVQTARWVECNDNKMLEDLRKKGYENLALDGGGLLTYLAPTRVNLSLTQERWPDVQFRATREH; this is translated from the coding sequence ATGTCTAATTCAGCTATTGCGCAAGAAGTATTTAAGCGCAGGACTTTTGCGATCATTTCTCACCCGGATGCTGGTAAAACAACCATTACAGAAAAATTATTACTCTTGGGTAACTTGATTCAAAAGGCTGGTACGGTCAAAGGTAAAAAAAGTGATCGTCATGCAACTTCTGATTGGATGACGATGGAGCAGGATCGTGGAATCTCTATTACCTCTTCTGTGATGCAGTTTCATTGGAATGATCGTGTTGTAAACCTTCTAGATACACCCGGCCATGAAGATTTCTCCGAAGATACCTACCGTACCCTTACGGCGGTAGATAGTGCTTTGATGATTGTAGATGGTGCGAAGGGTGTTGAGGATCGCACTATTAAGTTGATGGATGTTTGTCGGCTGCGCGATACGCCTATTTTCTCGTTTGTTAACAAGATGGACCGCGATATTCGTGATCCAATTGAGTTGTTAGATGAAATTGAAGAAGTATTGAAAATTCAGGCCGCCCCTATTAACTGGCCAATTGGAATGAGTACATTTTTTAAAGGTGTATACAACCTTTATACTGATACTATTCATGTGTACAAAGCTGGGCAAAGCGCAGTATTGTCGGATGATACAAAGATTCATGGCCTAGAGTCTGTTGAAGCACGCGAGCTTTTAGGCGATGACTATGATGATTTTGTTGATGAAATAGAGCTTGTTCGAGGCGCTAGCCACGAATTTGATCAAGAAGCTTTTTTAGCGGGTAAACAAACACCGGTTTTCTTTGGGACAGCCTTAGGTAACTTTGGTGTTCGTGAGATGTTGAATGATTTTGTTGAGTGGGCGCCTGCGCCGATTGCGCGTGAAACAACTACTCGAAAAGTGGCTGTTGATGAACGTAAGTTTTCTGGCTTTATTTTCAAAATTCAAGCCAATATGGACCCTAAGCATCGTGACCGTATCGCTTTTATGCGCATCTGCTCAGGTAGCTATACCCGTGGTATGAAAATGAAGCATACGCGTATTAACAAAGATGTACGTATTGCTGATGCAGTGACATTTCTTGCGGGGGACCGTGAGAACGTAGAAGAAGCTTGGTCAGGTGACATTATTGGTTTGCATAACCACGGTACTATTCAAATTGGCGATACCTTTACCGAAGGCGAAATCTTAAAATTTACCGGTATACCTCATTTTGCTCCTGAGATGTTCCAGCGTGTTAGGCCACTAGATCCACTTAAAGCGAAACAGCTACAGAAGGGGCTGCAGCAGCTAGCTGAAGAGGGCGCTGTGCAGTTATTTCAACCGCTTAAAAACAATGACCTAGTTCTAGGTGCTGTTGGTCAGTTGCAGTTTGAAGTCGTTATGTTCCGCTTAAAAGATGAATACAAAGTCGATTGTAAATACGAACCGATATCGGTTCAAACAGCCCGTTGGGTAGAGTGTAATGACAATAAAATGCTCGAAGATTTACGTAAAAAAGGTTACGAAAATCTCGCATTAGATGGTGGTGGTTTATTAACTTACCTAGCCCCAACTCGTGTGAACCTGAGCTTGACTCAAGAACGTTGGCCTGATGTACAGTTCCGTGCAACACGAGAGCATTAA
- a CDS encoding FlgO family outer membrane protein, producing MIRNIGSILLFSILCGGCSYQQPVPVTIEKLSPQVSQALVSSARNTVTSQPATTVAVSGGDLEIDPVSEAVEQMADQLVSGLSQNRVKRFPIAVLPFASLRHSVPDSLFGDRLSESFIFPLQQRGYNLVDYRAVSLATTVKAPVSRQNISALRQRYKIYFVLTGTYAHHPDGIVINARVLDTTTRQVLAAAQTHIPNKRLEGALPGFDPVKALNNGYIIENGTSSARGLK from the coding sequence ATGATTAGAAATATCGGTTCAATTCTTTTGTTTAGCATACTCTGTGGCGGATGCTCATATCAGCAACCAGTGCCTGTCACTATTGAAAAGCTGAGTCCTCAAGTTAGTCAGGCATTAGTGAGTTCTGCGCGTAATACGGTTACCTCTCAGCCTGCTACGACAGTTGCTGTATCGGGTGGTGATTTAGAGATAGACCCGGTGAGCGAGGCTGTTGAGCAGATGGCTGATCAGTTGGTGAGTGGGCTGAGCCAGAATAGAGTGAAACGTTTTCCTATTGCTGTTTTGCCGTTTGCCTCATTGCGCCATAGTGTGCCTGACTCATTGTTTGGGGATCGATTGTCAGAAAGCTTTATCTTTCCTTTGCAGCAGCGTGGTTATAATTTAGTAGATTATCGTGCGGTAAGCTTAGCAACCACAGTAAAGGCTCCTGTATCAAGGCAGAATATTTCCGCCCTTCGTCAGCGTTATAAAATTTATTTTGTACTGACCGGAACATATGCGCACCACCCTGACGGTATTGTGATTAACGCTAGAGTGCTTGATACGACGACTCGACAAGTGTTAGCTGCCGCCCAGACTCATATACCTAATAAGCGACTCGAAGGCGCGCTTCCCGGTTTTGACCCTGTCAAGGCGCTAAATAATGGTTATATTATCGAAAACGGTACGAGTTCCGCGAGGGGATTGAAATGA
- a CDS encoding DUF1244 domain-containing protein → MDQQTRTEIEAAAFRQLVAHLDKRKDAQNIDLMNLAGFCRNCLSKWYKAAAAERGEEIDYEQAREIIYGEPYSDWKTKHQKEATAKQLAAFAKSEANK, encoded by the coding sequence ATGGATCAACAAACGAGAACTGAAATTGAAGCCGCTGCGTTTCGCCAACTAGTCGCGCATCTAGACAAACGTAAAGACGCGCAAAATATTGATCTTATGAATCTAGCAGGCTTTTGCCGCAACTGCTTATCGAAGTGGTACAAAGCAGCAGCTGCAGAGCGCGGTGAAGAGATAGATTACGAACAAGCCAGAGAAATAATCTATGGCGAACCTTACTCTGATTGGAAAACCAAGCACCAAAAAGAAGCAACAGCGAAACAACTAGCCGCTTTCGCTAAGTCTGAAGCCAACAAATAG
- a CDS encoding [protein-PII] uridylyltransferase — MNTTLQQLAETDAFIDIHAFEARLASGESPIKVFKSTINKAQAEMDARFKSGEDIRKLIYGRAGVIDTILTSAWNLFTWPDDTQISLIAVGGYGRGELHPHSDVDLMILVDDIDPAAYEESISQFLTLLWDIALEIGSSVRSIEDCYDKSRDDITIATNLIESRPLTGDPRLHQRMYDRVTSEGAWTDKEFFIAKLKEQKARHEKTNNTEYNLEPNLKTSPGGLRDLQTIGWVAKRHFGTTYIRDLVDHGFVTESELETLNRGELYLWTVRYALHMHCRRREDRLLFDHQRTLADFFGYKDQHGALAVEQFMSKYYRVAMAMGEFNDMLLQYFSEAILKIDDKQTITSINKRFQIHNDYLEVTYDKVFEYHPFALLEAFVLLAQNDEILGVRASTIRLIRDHRHLIDDDFRSDLRNTSLFMELLRSPNGVSTELKRMNRYDILGRYLPEFGKIVGQMQHDLFHIYTVDAHTMKVIQKMRQFRHTDHREQFPIAHRVVNNLPKIELLYIAGLYHDIAKGRGGDHSELGSVDVMEFCERHHLGKWDSHLTAWLVRSHLLMSMTAQRKDITDPDVIHNFAMHVRDTVHLDYLYVLTVADINATNHTLWNNWRATLLRQLYMETKRALRRGLENPINKEDRIEQVQHDAMLILAHSGQPEEEIKEFWSMLGEDYFLREEARNIAWHTQSILEHGSNELPLILIQQTSYRVFEGATEIFIYSEDIPNLFSATVATLDQLHLNIQDARVILTDDGRTLNTYTVLTDDDEALSENPSYLNSIQERLIEELDDPDDYPDIIHRRVPRQMKLFAMPTTVSLSNDPNLQLTVMEVRSPDRPGLLARIGQIFSELDISVRKAKIASVGERVEDFFFLTDNDGLPISDPALCQELQTRVCRELDEHIRDE, encoded by the coding sequence ATGAACACGACCTTGCAGCAACTTGCAGAGACTGATGCTTTTATTGACATTCATGCTTTTGAAGCTCGCTTAGCCAGCGGAGAATCACCCATCAAGGTGTTCAAAAGCACAATCAATAAAGCCCAGGCTGAAATGGACGCCCGCTTTAAGTCTGGCGAAGATATTCGCAAGTTAATCTATGGTCGTGCAGGGGTCATTGACACCATATTAACTTCTGCTTGGAATTTATTTACTTGGCCAGACGACACACAGATATCGCTGATTGCCGTTGGGGGTTACGGACGAGGCGAGTTACACCCCCACTCTGATGTCGACCTTATGATCCTTGTTGATGACATTGACCCTGCCGCTTATGAAGAAAGTATCAGCCAATTCCTCACGCTTTTATGGGACATTGCCTTAGAAATTGGCTCCAGCGTGCGCAGCATAGAAGACTGCTATGACAAATCACGCGATGACATTACTATCGCCACAAATCTCATTGAGTCACGCCCACTAACAGGCGACCCTCGACTGCATCAGCGCATGTATGACCGAGTGACTTCAGAAGGCGCCTGGACCGACAAAGAGTTTTTCATTGCCAAGCTAAAAGAGCAAAAAGCACGACACGAAAAAACCAACAACACCGAATACAATCTTGAGCCTAATCTAAAAACGTCGCCCGGCGGGCTTCGCGACCTACAGACTATCGGCTGGGTTGCTAAACGCCACTTTGGCACGACCTATATTCGAGACTTAGTTGATCACGGCTTTGTTACAGAGTCTGAGCTTGAAACACTTAATCGGGGCGAACTTTACCTTTGGACTGTTCGCTACGCCCTGCACATGCACTGCAGGCGCCGCGAAGACCGGCTGCTATTTGATCACCAGCGTACACTGGCTGACTTTTTTGGCTACAAAGACCAACATGGCGCACTTGCTGTTGAACAGTTCATGAGCAAATATTATCGTGTTGCTATGGCTATGGGTGAATTTAATGACATGCTTTTGCAATATTTCAGCGAAGCTATTCTAAAAATTGATGACAAGCAAACAATCACCTCAATCAACAAGCGCTTTCAAATTCACAATGACTATTTAGAAGTCACCTACGATAAAGTTTTTGAATACCACCCCTTCGCCCTACTAGAAGCCTTCGTATTACTGGCACAGAACGATGAAATACTAGGTGTAAGAGCGTCAACAATCAGATTGATTCGTGACCATCGACACTTGATAGACGATGATTTTCGTAGCGATCTACGTAACACCAGCTTATTCATGGAACTATTGCGCTCACCTAATGGCGTATCCACCGAACTCAAACGCATGAATCGCTATGACATTCTTGGCCGCTACCTACCGGAATTCGGAAAAATTGTAGGCCAAATGCAGCACGACCTTTTCCATATTTATACGGTCGATGCACATACCATGAAAGTCATTCAGAAAATGCGCCAATTCCGTCATACCGACCACCGCGAACAGTTTCCCATCGCACATAGAGTTGTCAACAATCTACCCAAAATCGAGCTTCTATACATAGCGGGCCTTTATCACGACATTGCTAAAGGGCGTGGTGGGGATCACTCAGAGCTAGGCTCTGTGGATGTTATGGAGTTTTGCGAACGCCATCATTTAGGAAAGTGGGATAGTCATTTAACGGCCTGGCTTGTACGCAGCCATTTACTAATGTCGATGACAGCGCAACGCAAAGATATCACCGACCCCGATGTCATCCACAACTTTGCTATGCATGTACGCGACACTGTCCATTTGGATTACCTCTACGTACTAACAGTAGCCGACATCAACGCTACCAACCACACTCTATGGAATAACTGGCGAGCCACTTTGTTAAGACAGCTATATATGGAGACCAAACGCGCATTAAGACGCGGGCTGGAAAACCCCATTAACAAAGAAGACCGAATTGAGCAGGTTCAACACGATGCCATGCTCATTTTAGCTCACTCAGGACAACCAGAAGAAGAAATCAAAGAGTTTTGGAGCATGCTGGGCGAAGACTACTTCCTACGAGAAGAAGCCAGAAATATTGCATGGCACACACAGTCTATTCTTGAACACGGCTCAAATGAACTTCCCTTGATTTTAATTCAGCAGACCTCTTACCGCGTTTTCGAAGGGGCAACCGAAATCTTTATTTACAGCGAAGACATTCCCAACCTGTTCTCAGCAACCGTTGCCACCCTGGACCAACTACACCTGAATATTCAAGATGCACGCGTTATCTTGACTGACGATGGAAGAACACTGAATACCTACACGGTGTTAACAGATGATGATGAAGCGTTATCAGAGAACCCGAGCTATTTAAACAGTATTCAGGAACGTCTAATCGAAGAACTCGACGACCCGGACGATTATCCAGATATCATTCATCGGCGTGTTCCTCGGCAAATGAAACTTTTTGCCATGCCAACCACAGTCAGCCTGAGCAATGACCCTAATTTACAGTTGACGGTAATGGAAGTGAGAAGCCCTGACCGCCCTGGTCTTCTAGCGCGTATCGGCCAAATATTCTCTGAGCTTGATATTTCTGTGCGTAAAGCAAAAATTGCGAGTGTTGGCGAACGTGTAGAAGATTTCTTTTTCCTGACAGATAACGACGGTCTACCTATCAGCGACCCAGCACTCTGCCAAGAATTGCAAACACGCGTCTGCAGAGAACTCGATGAACATATTCGTGATGAATAA
- a CDS encoding LPP20 family lipoprotein has protein sequence MRLLFVVIVAALLSGCETAWVTANEVVDKLPAPTVENDTSKSSSAEWVQATGYAPISLQPGATRQQKVVMAMRASKLRAYQELVGVVHGQYIFGTTTVQDMVMQRDSFKAAVAGFVRGARVVKTYPIQDDTYATILEVDMSQLQRAWIN, from the coding sequence ATGAGGTTGCTGTTCGTTGTTATAGTTGCTGCTCTGTTAAGTGGGTGCGAAACAGCTTGGGTAACAGCTAATGAGGTCGTAGATAAGCTCCCTGCGCCTACAGTAGAGAACGATACTTCAAAAAGTAGCTCCGCTGAGTGGGTGCAAGCAACAGGATATGCCCCCATCAGTTTGCAGCCAGGAGCTACCCGTCAGCAAAAAGTCGTGATGGCTATGCGAGCATCTAAACTTAGGGCTTATCAAGAGTTGGTTGGGGTTGTGCATGGGCAGTATATATTCGGCACCACAACGGTTCAGGATATGGTGATGCAACGTGACTCTTTCAAAGCTGCTGTTGCGGGTTTTGTTCGCGGGGCAAGGGTGGTTAAAACCTACCCTATACAAGATGATACCTACGCAACGATTCTTGAGGTTGATATGAGTCAGCTTCAGCGTGCTTGGATTAATTAG
- a CDS encoding beta-ketoacyl synthase, with product MSHLPLVVGFGGINPAGRTSFHHAYRRLIFDKLDQKNQRDILLGLATLMGLASYEDGHYFNKAGEQFPLDALINNIKEQLLNSTLIRRIEADSFDINKVTFNKAATLKNTDSNNICFTLRKRHLPNIIPDNWSISTGNGQEVEVTVTGSLDAIFPDFKTAQVQSAGQLPSGFQPGKLYQSRNHPRNLQMTVFSASDALLSAGIPYEDILNRISPDQIAVYASNSIGQLDDFGFGGLTKYPSIGKRTSSKQMPLGYAQMPADFVNAYILGNVGATGGALGACATFLYNLRSGVQDIRSGRRKVVLVGGSDAPVTQEVIEGFRAMGALAEDKDLRNLDKLAELTDKDYRKACRPFGDNCGFTIGESSQFIVLMSDDLALELGADIFGAVPDVFVNADGHKKSISAPGIGNYITLGKAASLIKNMLGETSLQQRSYVQAHGTSTPQNRVTESHVINEIAKAFDIQSWPVAAIKCYLGHSQGTAGGDQLVTSLGTWAYGYIPGISTTDEVASDVHQSNLLFSQQHMEVGVLGMDSVILNSKGFGGNNASAPMLAPHIVKQMLLTKHGQNRMSEWETKKVITQARASDYDQQTTLGLTRPIYHYDHNVLAGDDLEITASSIRLPGFENKIDLNSGNPFSDYTTK from the coding sequence TTGTCACATCTACCTCTAGTCGTCGGTTTCGGTGGAATAAATCCCGCAGGTCGCACATCATTCCATCATGCTTACCGCCGTTTAATTTTTGATAAACTGGATCAAAAAAATCAGCGAGACATCCTATTAGGCTTAGCCACATTGATGGGGCTAGCGTCCTATGAAGACGGCCACTACTTCAATAAAGCCGGTGAACAATTTCCCCTAGACGCACTTATTAACAACATAAAAGAGCAGCTACTTAACTCAACACTAATTCGCCGCATTGAAGCCGATAGTTTTGATATTAACAAGGTTACTTTTAATAAAGCTGCCACATTAAAAAATACTGATAGCAACAACATCTGCTTTACATTACGCAAGCGTCATCTACCCAACATCATCCCTGATAACTGGTCGATTTCGACAGGCAATGGTCAAGAAGTAGAAGTAACGGTTACTGGAAGCCTAGACGCGATATTTCCAGATTTTAAAACAGCTCAGGTACAGTCTGCTGGGCAACTGCCTTCTGGCTTTCAACCCGGCAAGCTATACCAATCTAGAAACCACCCCCGCAACCTGCAAATGACCGTTTTTAGCGCCTCAGATGCATTACTCTCGGCTGGCATCCCTTACGAAGATATCTTAAATCGAATTTCTCCAGACCAAATTGCCGTATATGCTAGTAATTCTATAGGACAACTGGATGACTTTGGTTTTGGCGGGCTGACTAAATATCCGTCTATTGGCAAACGCACCAGCTCTAAACAAATGCCGCTAGGCTATGCTCAGATGCCAGCAGACTTTGTGAACGCCTACATATTAGGTAACGTAGGGGCTACTGGAGGAGCGCTAGGTGCATGCGCAACCTTTTTATATAACCTGCGCAGCGGTGTTCAAGATATCCGCTCAGGGCGCAGAAAAGTTGTCTTAGTCGGCGGTAGTGATGCGCCCGTAACTCAAGAGGTTATTGAAGGCTTCCGTGCGATGGGGGCTTTGGCTGAAGATAAAGACTTACGTAACTTAGACAAACTAGCTGAGCTAACGGATAAAGATTACCGTAAAGCTTGCCGTCCATTTGGTGACAACTGTGGTTTTACCATAGGCGAATCTAGCCAGTTCATTGTCCTGATGAGTGATGACCTAGCGCTAGAACTCGGTGCAGACATATTCGGCGCGGTACCCGATGTTTTTGTTAATGCTGATGGCCATAAGAAATCTATTTCAGCACCAGGAATCGGCAACTATATTACGCTAGGCAAAGCAGCTTCTCTGATAAAAAACATGCTAGGCGAAACATCATTACAGCAACGCTCTTACGTTCAAGCACATGGCACGAGCACTCCACAAAACCGAGTAACCGAATCACATGTTATTAACGAAATAGCGAAAGCATTCGATATTCAGTCTTGGCCTGTCGCTGCCATTAAATGCTACCTCGGACACTCTCAAGGCACCGCCGGTGGCGATCAGCTCGTCACATCGCTTGGTACATGGGCATACGGCTACATCCCAGGCATCAGCACTACCGATGAAGTTGCTTCAGATGTACACCAATCAAACCTATTGTTTTCTCAACAACATATGGAGGTAGGTGTTCTAGGGATGGATAGCGTCATTCTTAACTCAAAAGGCTTTGGCGGCAACAATGCCAGCGCTCCCATGCTCGCCCCACATATTGTAAAACAAATGCTATTAACCAAACACGGCCAAAACAGAATGAGTGAATGGGAAACGAAAAAGGTTATCACCCAAGCACGAGCCAGTGATTATGACCAGCAAACCACTTTAGGTTTAACTAGGCCCATCTACCATTACGACCACAATGTGCTAGCGGGTGATGATTTAGAAATTACAGCAAGTAGTATTCGCCTTCCGGGTTTTGAAAACAAAATAGACCTAAATTCAGGAAACCCTTTTAGCGATTACACTACTAAATAA
- the zapB gene encoding cell division protein ZapB codes for MQTELFNQLETKIESMIDEVELLRMEISELREAKQKLEDGQQVWQENLQQLLNKFDSVDAAE; via the coding sequence ATGCAAACCGAGCTGTTCAACCAGTTAGAAACTAAAATTGAAAGCATGATCGACGAAGTCGAGTTACTAAGAATGGAAATAAGCGAACTACGTGAAGCAAAACAAAAATTGGAAGACGGACAACAAGTCTGGCAGGAAAACCTGCAGCAACTCCTGAATAAATTTGATTCAGTAGACGCCGCAGAATAG
- a CDS encoding TatD family hydrolase yields the protein MAGLQIIDSHCHLDFPVFDAIRQQVVQSAQSAGVRHIVIPAVTYQGFQRVIDTASLYPHVSFALGLHPCFMQEHQLSDLERLAEYIESQPVCAVGEIGLDFYLDGYDSVAQISLLKAQLKIAKEYQLPVLLHVRKAHDIMLKTLREISFEQGGIVHAFSGSAAQAARYIQMGFKLGFGGVVTYPRANKIRHLAKTLPLDSIVLETDSPDMPLYGRQGEPNQPVFVVDVLKEVAGLRPETIEAIAAITTANATRLLKLDGA from the coding sequence ATGGCTGGCTTACAAATTATTGATAGTCACTGTCATTTGGATTTTCCTGTATTTGATGCAATACGCCAGCAGGTTGTGCAAAGTGCACAGTCTGCTGGCGTGAGGCATATCGTAATACCTGCTGTTACGTATCAAGGCTTTCAACGAGTTATTGATACGGCTTCCCTTTACCCACATGTATCTTTCGCATTAGGGCTTCATCCCTGCTTTATGCAGGAGCACCAACTATCTGATTTAGAGAGATTAGCGGAATATATTGAGTCTCAGCCTGTTTGTGCCGTGGGTGAAATTGGCTTAGATTTCTATCTTGATGGTTATGATTCAGTAGCTCAAATTTCTTTATTAAAAGCACAATTAAAGATAGCTAAAGAGTATCAATTACCCGTTCTATTACATGTACGAAAAGCACATGACATTATGCTGAAAACCCTTAGAGAAATAAGTTTTGAGCAGGGCGGAATTGTCCATGCGTTTAGCGGATCGGCTGCTCAAGCTGCACGCTACATACAAATGGGTTTTAAATTGGGGTTTGGTGGGGTCGTGACTTATCCTCGGGCTAATAAGATAAGGCACTTGGCTAAAACGTTACCGCTTGATTCAATTGTGTTAGAAACGGACTCACCTGATATGCCATTGTATGGGCGGCAGGGGGAGCCAAATCAGCCCGTGTTTGTTGTTGATGTGCTTAAGGAAGTAGCAGGTTTGAGACCTGAGACTATAGAAGCCATCGCAGCAATAACAACCGCGAATGCTACGCGGTTACTTAAGTTAGATGGCGCCTAG